In Aquimarina spinulae, a single window of DNA contains:
- a CDS encoding group III truncated hemoglobin, which translates to MKDITSRQDIEFLMNAFYKDAFADPAIGIFFTKIAKINLEEHIPEITDFWEQQLFRTGNYKKNVMQIHKNLSSKKKLEKIHFDTWLSLFHKTVDRNFKGEKAHLIKTRALSIVTVMQLKIE; encoded by the coding sequence ATGAAAGATATCACTTCAAGGCAAGACATAGAATTCTTAATGAACGCCTTTTATAAAGACGCTTTTGCAGATCCTGCAATTGGCATCTTTTTTACCAAAATTGCAAAGATTAATCTCGAAGAACATATTCCGGAAATTACAGATTTTTGGGAACAACAATTATTTAGAACAGGAAATTACAAAAAGAATGTGATGCAGATTCATAAAAATTTAAGCAGTAAAAAAAAGTTAGAAAAAATCCATTTCGATACTTGGTTATCACTGTTTCACAAAACAGTAGATCGCAATTTTAAAGGAGAAAAAGCGCACCTTATCAAAACAAGAGCCTTATCTATTGTAACGGTTATGCAATTAAAAATAGAATAA
- the gcvP gene encoding aminomethyl-transferring glycine dehydrogenase gives MKTDSFKLRHIGPSTKDLGEMLNTIKADSLEQLVYETVPDDILLKKSLNLDFALSEQEYSAHIQKLSAKNKVFKTYIGLGYHEASLPAVIQRNILENPGWYTAYTPYQAEIAQGRLEALLNYQTMICDLTGMELANASLLDESTAAAEAMTMLFAVRSRDQKKNNVNKFFVSEEILPQTLSLLQTRAIPLDIQLVVGDHQQFDFSTEFYGAILQYPGKLGQVYDYAGFVEKAHQAEIKVAVAADILSLVSLKSPGSFDADVVVGTTQRFGIPLGYGGPHAGFFATREAYKRTIPGRIIGVTQDLNGGRALRMALQTREQHIKRDKATSNICTAQVLLAVMAGMYSVYHGPEGLSYIASKVNTSAVTLSTELEKLGFNQLNTAYFDTIRIQGDATKIKEIAEVHEVNFFYPDSETVSISLNEATTIEDLNTILSIFAKVAGKEYTLIQEIDNSNTIDKNLKRNTEFLTNEVFNSYHSETELMRYIKKLERKDLSLNHSMIPLGSCTMKLNAAAEMLPLSDPQWGNIHPFVPVHQAQGYQEVLKKLEEQLTEITGFAATSLQPNSGAQGEFAGLMVIRAYHESNGDHHRNICLIPSSAHGTNPASAVMAGMKVIVTKATEEGNIDIDDLREKALKYKDNLAALMVTYPSTHGVYESGIREITQIIHDNGGQVYMDGANMNAQVGLTNPGAIGADVCHLNLHKTFAIPHGGGGPGVGPICVAKQLVPFLPGNPIITTGGNQAITAISAAPWGSALACLISYGYITMLGVNGLKEATQYAILNANYIKERLDGHYDVLYVGEKGRAAHEMILDCRPFKTNGIEVTDIAKRLMDYGFHAPTVSFPVAGTIMIEPTESESKSELDRFCDAMIAIRKEIAEATADNPNNVMKNAPHTMAMLTADSWDFPYSREQAAYPLSYVADNKFWPSVRRVDDAYGDRNLICTCAPIEEYMETEA, from the coding sequence ATGAAAACCGATTCCTTTAAACTACGTCATATAGGTCCTTCAACAAAAGATCTTGGCGAGATGTTAAACACAATTAAAGCAGATTCTTTAGAACAATTAGTATATGAAACTGTTCCTGATGATATTCTTTTAAAAAAATCGTTAAATCTAGATTTTGCCTTAAGTGAGCAAGAATATTCTGCGCATATACAAAAGCTTTCTGCAAAAAATAAAGTATTCAAAACCTACATCGGTTTAGGATATCACGAAGCTAGTTTACCCGCAGTTATACAACGTAACATTCTTGAAAACCCAGGATGGTACACTGCATACACACCTTATCAAGCAGAAATTGCGCAAGGTAGATTAGAAGCATTACTAAATTATCAAACCATGATCTGTGATCTTACAGGTATGGAACTGGCTAATGCCTCTTTATTAGATGAGAGTACAGCTGCTGCAGAAGCAATGACTATGTTATTTGCTGTACGATCCAGAGATCAGAAAAAAAATAATGTAAACAAGTTTTTTGTTTCCGAAGAAATATTACCGCAAACACTTTCTTTACTACAAACAAGAGCAATTCCTCTTGATATCCAATTGGTAGTAGGAGATCATCAGCAATTTGATTTTTCGACCGAATTTTATGGTGCTATTTTGCAATACCCAGGTAAATTGGGTCAGGTATATGATTATGCAGGTTTTGTAGAAAAAGCTCATCAAGCAGAAATCAAAGTTGCTGTAGCTGCAGATATATTAAGTTTAGTATCATTAAAATCCCCGGGAAGCTTTGATGCAGATGTTGTCGTAGGAACTACACAACGTTTTGGAATCCCTCTTGGATATGGTGGCCCACATGCTGGATTTTTTGCTACAAGAGAAGCATATAAAAGGACTATTCCTGGCAGAATTATAGGGGTTACTCAAGACCTAAATGGAGGTCGTGCCTTACGAATGGCATTACAAACGCGTGAACAACATATTAAACGAGATAAAGCAACTTCTAATATCTGTACAGCACAAGTACTATTGGCTGTTATGGCCGGAATGTACAGTGTATATCACGGTCCGGAAGGCTTAAGTTATATTGCCTCAAAAGTTAACACATCGGCAGTAACATTAAGTACAGAATTAGAAAAACTAGGTTTCAATCAACTTAACACAGCTTATTTTGATACTATTCGCATACAAGGTGATGCAACCAAAATAAAAGAAATCGCAGAAGTTCATGAAGTAAATTTCTTCTATCCAGATTCAGAAACAGTTTCAATTTCTTTAAATGAAGCAACAACAATTGAAGATCTAAATACGATCCTATCAATTTTTGCTAAAGTTGCAGGAAAAGAATATACTCTTATTCAGGAAATTGATAATTCGAATACCATAGATAAAAATCTAAAACGTAATACCGAGTTTTTAACAAATGAAGTATTCAATTCTTACCATTCTGAGACAGAATTGATGCGTTATATTAAAAAATTAGAACGAAAAGATCTGTCATTAAATCATTCTATGATTCCGTTGGGATCCTGTACAATGAAACTTAATGCAGCGGCAGAAATGCTACCTCTTAGTGATCCACAATGGGGAAACATTCATCCTTTTGTTCCAGTACATCAAGCTCAGGGATATCAAGAAGTTCTAAAAAAACTCGAAGAACAGCTTACAGAAATCACAGGATTTGCAGCTACCTCTTTACAACCAAACTCTGGTGCACAAGGAGAATTTGCCGGATTAATGGTAATTAGAGCATATCATGAGTCAAATGGAGATCATCATCGTAATATTTGTTTGATCCCTTCATCTGCTCATGGCACAAATCCCGCCTCTGCAGTAATGGCAGGAATGAAAGTAATTGTTACCAAAGCCACAGAAGAAGGTAATATTGATATAGATGACCTAAGAGAAAAAGCACTAAAATATAAAGATAACCTCGCCGCTTTAATGGTTACCTATCCGTCTACACACGGTGTATATGAATCTGGGATTAGAGAAATCACTCAAATTATTCATGATAATGGCGGACAAGTATATATGGATGGTGCCAATATGAATGCACAGGTTGGTTTAACCAATCCGGGTGCAATAGGCGCAGATGTATGCCACCTTAACTTACACAAAACCTTTGCTATACCTCACGGTGGTGGTGGGCCTGGCGTTGGACCAATTTGTGTTGCAAAGCAGCTGGTTCCATTTTTACCAGGTAATCCAATAATCACTACCGGAGGAAATCAGGCAATAACTGCAATTTCTGCAGCTCCTTGGGGATCTGCTCTGGCATGTTTGATTTCTTATGGATATATTACCATGCTTGGAGTAAATGGTTTAAAAGAAGCTACCCAATATGCTATTTTGAATGCTAATTATATCAAAGAACGCTTAGATGGGCATTACGATGTATTGTATGTTGGAGAAAAAGGAAGAGCTGCTCATGAAATGATTCTAGACTGTAGACCATTTAAGACAAATGGTATAGAGGTTACCGATATTGCAAAACGACTTATGGATTATGGGTTTCATGCTCCAACAGTTTCTTTCCCGGTAGCAGGAACCATTATGATCGAACCTACCGAAAGCGAAAGTAAATCAGAATTAGATCGTTTTTGTGATGCCATGATTGCGATACGTAAGGAAATAGCAGAAGCTACCGCTGATAATCCAAATAATGTAATGAAAAACGCGCCACATACTATGGCTATGCTTACAGCAGACTCGTGGGATTTCCCGTATTCGAGAGAGCAAGCAGCATATCCATTATCATATGTAGCCGATAATAAGTTTTGGCCATCTGTTCGTCGTGTAGATGACGCATATGGAGATAGGAACTTAATTTGTACATGTGCTCCTATTGAAGAGTATATGGAAACAGAAGCTTAA